DNA from Geobacter sulfurreducens PCA:
CTACCTTGAAGAACACGCTCCCCTTGGCCCCGCAGACTTCGCACTTTTCCGGCGCTTCGCGCTCCACCGTGTGGCCGCAGACGGGGCAGACGTAGTAGTCGAACTCCTCCGTCGACTGGCCGAGGGTGTCGAGGGCCTGCTGGTAAAGGGCCGCGTGGACTTTTTCCACGGCATTGGCAAAAGTGAACGAGCGGCGGGCCTCGGTGGCACCCTCCAGTTCAGCGTCGGCGATCATCTGGGGATACATGTTCTTGAACTCGTGGGTTTCCCCGGCAACGGCCTCCACCAGGTTCTCACGGGTTGCGCCGATGGCGCCGAGGGCGCGCAGGTGGTTGTGGGCATGGATGGTTTCGGCCTCCGCCGCGGCGCGGAAGAGCTTCGCCACCTGGGTGAACCCTTCCTTGTCCGCCTGCTTCGCAAAGGCGAGGTACTTGCGATTCGCCTGGGACTCACCGGCGAATGCTTCCTTCAGATCAGCGATACTCTTGGGGGTCTCTGCCATGGCTGCCTCCTTGTGGTGATAGGGGTCCTGACGCATCAGCGTCCGAACGCCTCCCTGCTAAAGCCGTATCAGATCCTCATGCTCCTCGTCGTGGGGATTGATGTGGATCATGACATCCCCCACGTTGGGGAACCGTTCGAAAATCAATTTTTTGACACACGTGGCGATATCGTGGGATTGTTTGACCGTCATCTCCGGGTCCATGTCGAGCTTGAGGTCGATGATGATGTACTGGCCCGACCGGCGCCCCCGTATTTCATGGACGTGCTCGACCCCCTCGGCCAGATCAGTGACCGCCCGGATGAAGTCGCCGGGCGGCTGGCCGTCCATGAGGTCGTGGAGGGCGCTACGGAAGGTCTCGTACCCGATCTTGAAAATGAAGAGAGAGGTGAGTCCCGCTGCAAGCGGGTCCATGATGCCGAAACCGGCATAGGCGCCGACAACACCCACCAGGGTTCCGACAGAGGTAAGGGCGTCCTTGCGATGGTCCATGGCAACGGCCTGGAGCGCCGGACTGTCGAGCTTTCGCCCCGCCGCGACGCTGTAGCGATAGAGCCCTTCCTTGATGACGATGGTCAGCAGGGCGGCAGCCACCGCGATGAGATCGGGGGTCTGCCAGGAGCGGGACATGATGGTGCGCACCGACTGCACCAGGATGAACATACCGGCGCCGCCGATGACCAGCGCGATGACGAATGCCGCCACGTTCTCCGCCTTGCCGTGGCCGTAGGGGTGTCTGGCGTCGAAGGGCTTGCGCCCCACCCGCAGCGCCACCATGGTAAAGAGGAGCGCCACGAAGTCGCAGCCGCTCTCAACGCCGTCGGCAAAAACCGCTTCCGACCCGCCGAAGTGCCCTGCCGCAAGTTTCATGACCATCAGGACGGCATTGACCCAGAATCCCAGGTGAATGACTTTCTCCGCCCGTTCGAACCGTTCCTCACGAAGCACGGTCATCTCCCGATCGTTTCAGATCCTTCAGAGTGAGCTGGAATTTTCGCCGGCCGTTCCAGCTGTTCCAGCCAGCCGTAAAGAGAATGTCCACCCGCTCGCCGGGCGCACCGTCCCTGGCGGCGAGGTTGAAACCGACGGCATCCACCTGGCGCCCCCCCAGGTCCAGCCGCAGTTGCAGGTGATGCCCGCCGGCGACCCGCCGGCCACAGATCGTGGCGCCGCGCAGCAGGAACAGCGGCTCCGGATTCCCCATGCCGAACGGCTCCAGGGCCTCGATCAGGTCCACGAGCGCCGGGGTCACCTCGTCGGCGGCAAGCTCGGCGTCAGCGGCCACCACCGGCTTCAGGTCGTCGGGACCCAGCAGTCCGGCACAGACGTCTTCAAACCGATCCACGAAGGCCTGGAGGGTTTCCTCGTCAATGGAGAGGCCCGCCGCCTGCCGGTGCCCGCCGAACTTCTCCAGGTGCTCGCCGCACGCCGACAGGGCATCCAGCAGATGGAGCGCGGGCACGCTTCGCCCGGAGCCGCGTCCCGTGCCGTCCTGCAGGGCGATGAGAATGGTGGGCCGATGAAACCTGTCCACCAGCCGGGATGCCACGATGCCCACCACGCCGGGATGCCAGGCGTCTGAGGCGAGGACGATGCTCCTCTTGCTGGCCATGGCAGGGTTTGCCCGCACCATGGCGGTTGCCTCGTCGAGGATGGAGCGCTCCAGGGCCTGCCGCTCCCCGTTGCTCCGGTCGAGCTCCGCCGCAAGGGTGGCCGCCCTGCTCCGGTCGCCGGTAAGGAGCAGCTCCACGCCGAGTGAGGCATCCTCCAGGCGACCGGCGGCATTCAGGCGCGGGGCCAGACGGAAGCCCACGGCGCCGCAACCGACCCGGCCGGCCACTCCCGCCACATCCTTGAGGGCAGTCACCCCCACACGGCTCGTGGCGGACATTTCCTTCAACCCGTACGTAACAAAGATCCGGTTCTCCTCCACCAAGGGTACCACATCGGCGATGGTTCCCAGGGCCACGAGGTC
Protein-coding regions in this window:
- a CDS encoding rubrerythrin family protein, which encodes MAETPKSIADLKEAFAGESQANRKYLAFAKQADKEGFTQVAKLFRAAAEAETIHAHNHLRALGAIGATRENLVEAVAGETHEFKNMYPQMIADAELEGATEARRSFTFANAVEKVHAALYQQALDTLGQSTEEFDYYVCPVCGHTVEREAPEKCEVCGAKGSVFFKVA
- the recJ gene encoding single-stranded-DNA-specific exonuclease RecJ gives rise to the protein MHAGNEKVWTIREPDRDVVVRLSRDLSLDPLLARLLANRGVTDGIDGRRFLGATLADLRDPLLLRGMDAAVERLCAALRNGEQVCVYGDYDVDGVTGTALLVSFFREVGFTCRYHIPKRLSDGYGLSEDGIRAVAERGARVIVTVDCGIGSVAEADLCASLGVDLIITDHHSPGPELPRALAVINPRQPGCSYPFKSLAGVGVAFNLLIALRGRLREQGCFTAGPEPNLRQYLDLVALGTIADVVPLVEENRIFVTYGLKEMSATSRVGVTALKDVAGVAGRVGCGAVGFRLAPRLNAAGRLEDASLGVELLLTGDRSRAATLAAELDRSNGERQALERSILDEATAMVRANPAMASKRSIVLASDAWHPGVVGIVASRLVDRFHRPTILIALQDGTGRGSGRSVPALHLLDALSACGEHLEKFGGHRQAAGLSIDEETLQAFVDRFEDVCAGLLGPDDLKPVVAADAELAADEVTPALVDLIEALEPFGMGNPEPLFLLRGATICGRRVAGGHHLQLRLDLGGRQVDAVGFNLAARDGAPGERVDILFTAGWNSWNGRRKFQLTLKDLKRSGDDRAS
- a CDS encoding cation diffusion facilitator family transporter translates to MLREERFERAEKVIHLGFWVNAVLMVMKLAAGHFGGSEAVFADGVESGCDFVALLFTMVALRVGRKPFDARHPYGHGKAENVAAFVIALVIGGAGMFILVQSVRTIMSRSWQTPDLIAVAAALLTIVIKEGLYRYSVAAGRKLDSPALQAVAMDHRKDALTSVGTLVGVVGAYAGFGIMDPLAAGLTSLFIFKIGYETFRSALHDLMDGQPPGDFIRAVTDLAEGVEHVHEIRGRRSGQYIIIDLKLDMDPEMTVKQSHDIATCVKKLIFERFPNVGDVMIHINPHDEEHEDLIRL